A single Candidatus Pacearchaeota archaeon DNA region contains:
- the rplF gene encoding 50S ribosomal protein L6 produces the protein MSRIGKKEILIPAGVEVKINGVNIEVKGPKGVLTMKAVPEIAIEMKENAIYFTPKKLDLKSNALWGLTRTLVSNMIDGVTKGFEKRLEINGVGFKARTEGKKLVLDVGLSHTVDIDAPEGIEFKVEKNVIIVTGIDKGLVGQISATIRKVKPPEPYKGKGIKYTTEIIKRKLGKKAAAGA, from the coding sequence ATGTCAAGAATAGGAAAAAAAGAAATTTTAATACCAGCAGGAGTTGAAGTAAAAATCAACGGAGTAAATATTGAGGTTAAAGGACCTAAGGGTGTTTTAACAATGAAAGCAGTTCCAGAAATTGCGATTGAAATGAAAGAAAATGCAATTTATTTTACTCCTAAGAAATTAGATTTGAAATCTAATGCTCTTTGGGGTTTAACTAGAACTTTAGTTTCTAATATGATTGACGGAGTTACAAAGGGATTTGAAAAGAGATTAGAGATCAACGGAGTCGGTTTTAAGGCTAGAACCGAAGGAAAGAAATTGGTTTTAGATGTCGGTTTAAGTCATACTGTAGATATTGATGCTCCTGAAGGAATTGAATTTAAAGTTGAAAAGAACGTAATTATTGTTACTGGAATAGACAAAGGATTAGTTGGACAGATTTCAGCCACAATCAGAAAGGTTAAACCACCAGAACCATACAAGGGAAAAGGAATTAAATACACAACAGAAATTATTAAGAGAAAGCTTGGCAAGAAGGCAGCTGCGGGTGCATAA
- the rplE gene encoding 50S ribosomal protein L5, whose translation MAITSIKEKYKKIAVPKMKAKFGYKNVMAIPKIEKIVINIGFGRVISPKTKDEQKKFIEYIRTNLSSICGQRPVMTVARKSISTFKLREGSVIGSKVTLRGKKMNDFMEKLVNIVLPRSRDFLGINPKSVDGGGNLNLGIKEHIAFPEISPEKSPIILGMEVTINTNAKSKAEGLELFKLLDFPFKKS comes from the coding sequence ATGGCAATAACAAGCATTAAAGAAAAATACAAGAAGATAGCAGTACCTAAAATGAAGGCAAAGTTTGGATATAAGAATGTTATGGCAATTCCAAAAATAGAGAAGATAGTTATTAATATTGGATTCGGAAGAGTTATTTCTCCTAAGACAAAAGATGAACAGAAGAAGTTTATTGAATATATAAGAACCAATCTTTCCAGTATTTGCGGACAGAGACCAGTTATGACCGTTGCCAGAAAATCAATTTCTACTTTTAAATTAAGAGAAGGAAGCGTTATCGGATCTAAGGTTACTTTGAGAGGAAAGAAAATGAATGATTTCATGGAAAAGTTAGTTAATATTGTTCTTCCTCGTTCCAGAGACTTTTTAGGAATTAATCCTAAGTCAGTTGATGGAGGCGGAAATCTAAATTTGGGAATCAAAGAACATATTGCTTTTCCAGAAATATCTCCAGAAAAATCTCCAATTATTCTTGGAATGGAAGTTACGATTAATACTAACGCAAAAAGCAAAGCAGAAGGATTGGAATTATTTAAATTACTTGACTTTCCATTCAAGAAAAGTTAA
- a CDS encoding type Z 30S ribosomal protein S14 has translation MAKTSQIAKSAKTPKFSSRVVRRCFKCGRKHGYIRKFGLCRICFREMANKGELPGVTKSSW, from the coding sequence ATGGCAAAAACATCACAAATAGCAAAATCAGCAAAGACACCAAAATTTTCTTCAAGAGTAGTAAGAAGATGTTTTAAGTGTGGAAGAAAACATGGTTATATCAGAAAGTTTGGTTTGTGCAGAATTTGTTTTAGAGAAATGGCGAATAAAGGAGAGTTGCCGGGAGTAACAAAAAGTAGTTGGTAA
- the rplR gene encoding 50S ribosomal protein L18, translated as MLEKKAKRIIRHKRVRAKADGTATKPRLCVFRSNQHIYAQLIDDTTGKTILAVSDVSVKGKEKKSDSSKKIGNEIAKKAVEKKITEVIFDRGGYKYHGRVKALAEGAREGGLKF; from the coding sequence ATGTTAGAAAAAAAAGCAAAAAGAATAATAAGACACAAAAGAGTGAGAGCAAAGGCGGATGGTACTGCAACTAAGCCCAGACTTTGTGTTTTCCGTTCAAATCAACACATCTATGCTCAATTGATTGATGACACTACTGGCAAAACTATTTTAGCGGTGTCTGATGTTTCAGTTAAAGGAAAAGAAAAGAAATCTGATTCTTCAAAGAAAATTGGAAATGAAATTGCTAAAAAGGCAGTTGAGAAAAAGATAACTGAAGTAATTTTTGATCGTGGAGGATATAAATATCACGGTCGCGTAAAGGCCTTAGCTGAAGGAGCAAGAGAAGGTGGATTAAAATTCTAA
- the rpsH gene encoding 30S ribosomal protein S8, whose amino-acid sequence MDPIADMISSINNALAVSKKQIALYPYSDYKYAILEVFKKEGLIENIDKKGRLSKRKIIVDFKYDKEGNPVITKIKKISKQGQRIYSTHNELKPVKSGHGISIVTTSKGIMTNKEARKAKLGGEVICEIW is encoded by the coding sequence ATGGACCCAATAGCAGACATGATCAGTTCAATAAATAACGCCTTAGCTGTTAGTAAAAAACAGATAGCTCTTTATCCATACTCAGATTATAAGTATGCGATTCTTGAGGTTTTTAAAAAGGAAGGTCTTATTGAAAATATTGATAAGAAAGGAAGATTGTCAAAGAGAAAGATTATTGTTGATTTTAAATATGATAAAGAAGGAAACCCTGTGATTACAAAGATTAAGAAAATTTCTAAACAAGGGCAAAGAATTTATTCAACCCACAATGAATTGAAACCGGTTAAGTCAGGACACGGAATTTCAATAGTCACAACTTCAAAAGGAATAATGACTAATAAGGAAGCTAGAAAAGCTAAGCTTGGGGGAGAAGTAATTTGTGAAATTTGGTAA